The following is a genomic window from Lysinibacillus sp. G4S2.
AAGGACAATTTACTTACTTTCAGTTGTCACAAATAGGAAATCATTCTTATACTATAAAACCTACAATCACAGATATTAATTCCCACTCAGACTAAAAGAAATATTATATATAAATAGTTATTATAAAAATTGATAGGAGAGTTAGGTTTCCAGCACCTTCTCTCCTACTCTATCTTATTAAAGTGACTTTTTTACTATTAGCACACCGTCATTATACTTTACTCTTCTCCAGCCATACGTGCGTAAACCGCTCCAAGTGTTGGCATGCCACTTTGTGCACCTAATTTCTCTACAGATAAAGAAGCTGCAATATTAGCGAAATACACAGCCTGATCCAAAGACTGTCCTTCTACTAATGCATAAGCAAGTGCACCGTTAAACGTATCGCCTGCACCTGTTGTATCTACTGCTCTTGTCATATAACCTGGAACATGAATAGGATACTCACCATCAAAATAGCGTGCTCCATCACTACCTAACGTAATAATCATTTTATTAGGATATTTTTCTAATACTTGATCAAAATTATCTCCAAAAATTTCTGTACACTCTGTTTCATTTGGTGTGATATAGGTGATATCCTCCATCCATTGCACATCAAAATTTGCCGCTGGTGCTGGATTTAATAAAACAGGTACATTGGCTTCTTTACACAGTTTAATTGCATAAGCAGTCGTTTCCTTTGGAATTTCTAACTGCATTATCACCATCTGACTTTTTTGAATGATTTCTTTCGCTGCCTCTATATGCGCAGGCATTAATTCATAATTAGCTCCTGGCACTACAATGATACGGTTATCGTTATTGTAGATTAGAATATTAGCAATCCCAGTAGGAACTGATGTGCTTGTAATCGCTTCTGTTTGGATGTGCTCTTGCTGCAAACCTTTACGTAATGACTCACCAAAACTATCTGATCCTACACAGCCAATCATTGTAACTTCACTTCCAAGGCGTGCAGCAGCAACTGCCTGATTCGCCCCTTTTCCACCTGGGATTGTTTGAAATTCTTTACCAAGAATTGTTTCACCCTGCTTTGGAAAAGCCTCCATTTGCACAACTAAATCCATATTTAAGCTACCTATAACTGTAATCATCTTTTGACCTGCCTTCCTTCTTATTTTTCCATTCTAACTGAGAAAACAGTAGAAAGACAGGATCATTTACATTTGATTATTACGTTTGAAGTATTAGCATCTCACCTGATTTTCGCTACGGGCTACAATCAGTTGAAAATAGGTATATATTAGCAAAACGGCAACAAAAAAATCCTTTTATCGCTCAATAATAAACCTATTTTTTCCTAATCAACACGCCTGAAAGTATAGTTAATTATTTTCAATATGCCTATTTTCGATTTATAGTTTTCCTAATAAGCCCTTCCTTGACTCCAATTCAATTTTTCTATCACAATCTTCACAAGAAAATTTCCCTTGCATATTTTGTTTATACAGTCTATATTTCTTTGACCCTTCAACAACTTCAAATGTATTCTTACAAAAAATACAACTAAGCGAATAACTAATCATAATGTTTCCTCCTTTAAATCTATGTGGATTTTTTTGGAATATAGCACAAAACATAATGAAACCGAACATAAAATACTTGTAATACCTAAAATAATGGCAGTCATTTGAAGCGTATATAATTCTGCAAACAGACCTAATAAAAACGTAAAGGTAATTTGTAAAATACTTTGAAAAATATTCGAAATACTGCCGAATCTCCCCATCATTTCAGGCGGTACATTTTGCTGATAAAATGTTTCATAGCCTGTATTACTAAACGCCATAAAAAAGCCTAGAAAAACAAAACTTACACATGCCAATATACTTGATGTCGAAGCATAAAAGGCTGTATAAAATAGCATTGTCAAGAACAAGCCAAAAGCCATATATGAACGAGTGGACCATTTTTTTGCAAAGCTTGCAGCAACCATTCCACCTAAAATTGCTCCTGCTCCTGCAACACTCACAAAAGCTCCATATATGCTATCGGATAAAGCTAAATCTTGTTTTATAAATGTTGCTTCTTGGGAGTCAAGCGCAAAAGCAATCATTAACGCACTTTGGAACAATAAATAAATCGTAATAAATAATGGATTTTGTCGGATGAAAGCCACTACAGTTACATAATCACTTTTTAATATTTGCCAAGTAATACGTTGCCTC
Proteins encoded in this region:
- the rbsK gene encoding ribokinase, which produces MITVIGSLNMDLVVQMEAFPKQGETILGKEFQTIPGGKGANQAVAAARLGSEVTMIGCVGSDSFGESLRKGLQQEHIQTEAITSTSVPTGIANILIYNNDNRIIVVPGANYELMPAHIEAAKEIIQKSQMVIMQLEIPKETTAYAIKLCKEANVPVLLNPAPAANFDVQWMEDITYITPNETECTEIFGDNFDQVLEKYPNKMIITLGSDGARYFDGEYPIHVPGYMTRAVDTTGAGDTFNGALAYALVEGQSLDQAVYFANIAASLSVEKLGAQSGMPTLGAVYARMAGEE
- a CDS encoding MFS transporter, with the protein product MTIIRKYSLLIGGLGFSNLGNWIYLVALNLFVWHLTQSPAAMAGIFIVGPIARVLTNLVAGSFIDRMNKRKLMITTDMIRGVIVFCMPFMESIWLIYALLFLANIASSFFGPSSTYYITKFIPSEDRQRFNAILGTFNSGSFLVGPALAGLLIMLFNTTVTIWFNSFTFFVCAIIIYLLPNVDDVQETSRQRITWQILKSDYVTVVAFIRQNPLFITIYLLFQSALMIAFALDSQEATFIKQDLALSDSIYGAFVSVAGAGAILGGMVAASFAKKWSTRSYMAFGLFLTMLFYTAFYASTSSILACVSFVFLGFFMAFSNTGYETFYQQNVPPEMMGRFGSISNIFQSILQITFTFLLGLFAELYTLQMTAIILGITSILCSVSLCFVLYSKKIHIDLKEETL